The Lytechinus variegatus isolate NC3 chromosome 1, Lvar_3.0, whole genome shotgun sequence nucleotide sequence aatatatgcCAAGTGGAATAGTTGCCTTTccctaaaaatataattatttaatgCCTGAAACAGACATGTAAATCCACAAAATTCATCCTagaaaacacatttttgttttaatgttctCTACACCACATCTGTTTTAGGGCATACATAATCGTGTAATCTGGTAAATAACGGGAATAGTGTGTGCACCTTTAGGATGTGTATCCAAAGTTGAAATGGGCTTTAGTGCAATTACAAATTGAAAAACTTCAACCTTCAGtccagcttcatgaaacactccttGACCCGTATGCAGTATTAACTGACATTCCTTGTTATCAACACAGATTGTGTGGCTTGGTGGACATGTTGCTGAACTTTATCCACAAGGTCCAGGATTCATGcaggggtaatagtatgcagctcTTGGAAACATTGTATTATATGCAgtataaaaattgcattttgaaatatgatgattataataataatggtatatttacccagggtagcaacttcagttccgaaaactgttctcccagcgggccctgctaatattattattaccatgcTAGGCTAccgattcaggtgcacacagctttttgaggaattttattctgccagtacccatttacctcatgtgggttgagtgcagcacagtgtggataaatttcttgctgaaggaaaacacgccacggccaggaatcgaacctatgaccctctgtttgaaaggcaagtcagaaccactagaccatgacgcgcCCGACATAGGCGTTATTATCAATGATCTGTGTATCTCTGCCACTGGTATTTGTTAAATCCCATTTCAGAAAGGTTTATGTATTTATGTGTGTAATCACCCTGTATTATGGAGGAAATTGGGTTGGATATATAATGTAGTTGGTAGATATGACTGGTGTCTGCTTCCTCGTTCTCATTGCGCTAAAGAAGGTCAACTACTTTTGTTTAGCATTGAAATAGAAGTAGTTTTACATATTAGTAATCACACATTTTATTTGCTTGTGTTTATTGATTCATAGTTTTCCTGTTGGCAATTCGCAAATTTGTAGGTTACCTGTTTGCTTTACTCTTAAAACAGATTTCATATTTTCGGGAgacatttacttttatttttgaaattcagataccatctaccaaatgattttgttttacctACTTTCAAATTGTGTTTACTCACTTATGAATAAATGATGTatcaatgaaaatgtatttgtatgaaagaggagattctaactTAAAATACGtaatttttgaattatatttgtgattaagtgAGTGCATCACTATTTCTCAGTTTTAATTATTATGGGATTGCATagtataataaattacaaactAATTTGGTTTAATAAAATGCCCTTCTCATGATGtctgtacaagaaaaaaagccccccccccccctggaaaaccTGATATAATATGGACAGTTTAATAGGGATAGAGTGTTGTGATGAATTAAAGGAGAAGTTTTGACAAAAAGTGTATTGTAAAATCagcagaagaaaaataaaagatattgccaaaggtttgagaaaaatccatcaaagtataaaagaagttattagaattttgattATTCAATTTGTGACGTCCTATGCGAGCAGGGATCATACAAATCGtgtgttaaaaaaatcaaatgtcattttctcagaaaattagaAATGgcttttattgtaccttcagtatatcaatagacaaatcatttcacgaCTGTTCctagaaagaaaacaaaaacaagtcatcatgaaccattcaaaaaaatgaaatttatgcatttcatatcaTATGGGGGAGCTGCtattttatgacatcacaaaacttatcattctaataactttatctttaatggatttcctttaaccttcaatattttttatcatttttctgctttttacaacaaacttttcttcagggtgcacttcccctttaaagaatctgaatggaaatatgaaatattctcataaGGTCATCCTTATCCTGCAAGTTAAAGTGTCCTTCAAAAATAccgaatataatttttttctatcacTTTTTTTATTGCACTTTATTAATCAATGCATGATGCATATGtaaatacaatgtatatataaaGAATTAGAAATACTAAAAAACAGAAATGTACATTTATTCTATTCTAGAAGTAGATGGATGAGATATCCTTTTGGaggaatatttatatatttacatttgaataaatgaaatatttaaaatggAATAATATGTTTTTCATCATGAACTATTTGTTGTGTTGCTAATTTTTTGGTTCTTCATGCTTTGGTTGCGAATGATTGGTTTGACCTGGTTTCTATGAAACCAAATTTacactttttttgtaaaatgtcTTTCCCCAAGatgatacatatttttattttggtgcTGTGCTGGTGTAAGGACCAGcgcaacaccaacaccaaaagatTGACACTGCATTTGAAAACACCCATTGCATCCAATCTAAATGGAGAGGGaaagaggggaaagagagaAGCGAAGGCCACGGCATTGGATCTTTAGCCCATCCATTGGTGTAGAAATGAAACAATCGTTCTTCCCATTATATAGCCACTGGGCCTCAATCAGAAAAGAATACTACAAAACTGCAGTTtcatgtttttcatgtttttactttgtattatttttcattatgaatgaaaagaatatgACTATATACTGTACATAAACATCTCTGACACAAAAAGATTGGATTGATGACAGTATAGTTACAGTAAACTATTAATTTGTCAAATGTTGGGAAGATGCATAGGTAAACAGCTTTCCTCGATCTTGATTTGCTGGGAAGCAGTGTTACTACGggaactgttggataaaacaggacttgtcggataaaacctGACAAGTCCTTTCTCATAAGTtgctttcttttcctttttttcttttttaatggatTGACTGTATGTTATTATAATCTGCAAACCTGTGTGCTTTGAAACACCAGTATAAAGAGTCCtacaaatatcattattattattaaatgctTCCCTTGTTCTAATCggtgtcataaattttttttttttcaattctataAAGCACGAACCAGGACCCATAACACAAAACTTGGTCAATCATCAtagcacattttttaaaatgatttattgcattgactacaatgtacaattagtCCTAAAAACCAAGCATAAATGATTTATCGCTAACCATTGTGTCATGGAACCCTGATTAATCTCAAATTTACTATAATTGTAGTTGTACAGAAGTAGTCTGGGAttagattaaaaaaactttATACCAGTAAGAATTTCCGCAATTTTGTTACAATTTATAAGAAGCCATCAGATCATGCTTTTAGAGTATTTATAAATGATAGGCTAGATAAAACAAGGACTTTATTTTCCTGTGGCCAGGGTGAGAAGGTCAGATATTGATGATACCATCAAAACAAAGTAACAAACAACATAACTGTTTGAATTTCAGATATTGTGTTGGATCATGGACCTTTGTTGTAGCTTAAAAGTTCAAATGTAACAAGAAATTCAtcagaaattaatttatttcaatcttGAAAAATATGACTTTGCATTACATGATGCATTATTCAGACAAATATGTATATTGATAAATCTCATCTAATATTCAGTTGTAGAACTGGTGtaccaaaaaaatgttgaactaAAGCATTAGTTTTCTATTTAAAAGTGATATCATAATGCTACACATGCTATACatctatgaaaaataaaatcatcgtGTGAAGGCTCAATATCACATATATTCAAAATAGTAATCATATTCCCAGTTCTTGTTTCCTGTTGCCATTGCTGTAGTCATCAGTTGATCCTCCTGCTGCTTCAGCGATAGGAAGCAGTTAATGAACTCATCTCCTAAGGCATCACAAAGGACAGTATCGGCTACCAGAGCGCTCAGAGCGTCATGTATGTTGTTTGGAATACTAGCTGTGAGAGGAGGTAGGGACTTCTCGTCCATCACGTCGCCTTTCACAGGAGGCGGCAAAGGAAGTTTGTTGGCGATGCCATCAATGCCCGCTGCAATTGTCGCTGCCATGACAATGTAAGGGTTGCAGCCACTTCCTGGAAGGCGGTTTTCAATGAATGTTCCACGATCTCCCATGACCCGAACCCGCACGGCCGTACTGCGGTTATCGTAACCCCATGATGCGTTGACGGGAGATTGTTCATTTGGAACGAAGCGTTTCATGCAGTTGATGGTCGGACACATCAGGACAGCTAAACCCGGAACATGTGATAGAATCCCCGCCACCCAGTGACGACCATTCTTCGATAACCCTGTAGGATGATCCTTGTCAAACAGCATAGGATGCTTGCGTTTCGTATCCCAGAGAGAATGGATGAAGTGCCCTGACGATCCGTTGCCATCGCTGTATGGTTTTGTCATGAAACTGGCAATATGAGAATTCCTCAGGGCGATTTCTTTAATTGACGTTCGGAAAGTGTATGCGGTATCCGCTGCTTTCAGCCCAAACGCTGGTCTGTAGGACATCCCGATTTGTCCAGGTCCATATCCTGTATCCATGTTCAATATATCATACCCAACTTGCGGAAGGTAATCGCAGAGTGGCTCCAAGATGCCTTCCACCTTCGGAAGCCGAACCGTTGCTCCGAAGTTCCTCCCTGAAAAGATTGGTTTTCTCTCCACTGCATTCTCCACACAAAACTCGTATTTGTTCGTAGAAAGAAGCGTGTAACCGACTGCATTGAGTCTTGCAATCTGACGACGTGCCACATACCTCGGGTAACCTACAACAGGCTGGCCATCAATCGTAGGATTCATCAGCACCCGAGCAGAGGACTTTGCCCAGGGCACGACTTGAAAGGTCTCCAAGTCTGGAAACGCCAGACAGTTTCCGAAGCCAATCTCTTCTCCGTACCCGGTGCCAGACGCCAGGTTACCTTGAGGATCCGAGGACATCAGGGTGCTGATGCTGAACTTGACACCTTCAGTGGTCCTTCTTTGAAAGGATGCAGCCGGGAATAGACGGCAGTGAGATATACCATATACATCGGGCATCTCATAGCGAATGGTTGAGATACCATTCTTCTTGATGATGGCTTGAATTTTGTCCACATCCATCTGTTCCTGTCATAAATCATATTAATTCATTATCAACTTCTGTCATGAGTCAAACTTAGTATATAGGGTTTAGTAGGAATGGCTATGGATGtacaaatattatcaatattggTAAGTGGACCTTCTGAAAAGTGGCTCTTGCAACCCAAAATACTGATTGTTAATTCATAAGGAATCCTGGTTCATGTTGCACATATTTAGTAAATACTCagatgaattcattgatttgatGTGAGTATTCACAAGAAATTTTA carries:
- the LOC121414154 gene encoding lengsin-like, whose product is MDVDKIQAIIKKNGISTIRYEMPDVYGISHCRLFPAASFQRRTTEGVKFSISTLMSSDPQGNLASGTGYGEEIGFGNCLAFPDLETFQVVPWAKSSARVLMNPTIDGQPVVGYPRYVARRQIARLNAVGYTLLSTNKYEFCVENAVERKPIFSGRNFGATVRLPKVEGILEPLCDYLPQVGYDILNMDTGYGPGQIGMSYRPAFGLKAADTAYTFRTSIKEIALRNSHIASFMTKPYSDGNGSSGHFIHSLWDTKRKHPMLFDKDHPTGLSKNGRHWVAGILSHVPGLAVLMCPTINCMKRFVPNEQSPVNASWGYDNRSTAVRVRVMGDRGTFIENRLPGSGCNPYIVMAATIAAGIDGIANKLPLPPPVKGDVMDEKSLPPLTASIPNNIHDALSALVADTVLCDALGDEFINCFLSLKQQEDQLMTTAMATGNKNWEYDYYFEYM